GTGATCCCCAACAACGGGAGCAAATTGAAACCGGGCATGTTTTGCCGCGCTTCCATCGAAATGCCGGCAGCCAAAGGCATATTCGTCCCCATCAACGCGATACACCGCCAGCAAGGCACAGGCGAAGATTTCGTATATGTTGTGAATCCAGACAACACGGTTACCAGAACCCAAGTTACGCGGGGCGAATCGCAAAATGAACTTATCCGCATTCCTGAACTTGACAAGAGCGCAGTTGTTGTCATCGATGGAAAAAACAAACTGGAAGACGGAGCCAAAATAGAAATAGTGAAATAAAACAGCAACAACAATGAAATTACCTGAAATAGGCGTAAAAAGGCCAGTGGCTACGGTGATGCTCTTTGTAGCCATCATTATGCTAGGGCTGGTATCGCTGAAAATGCTTCCTTTAGATATCATGCCCGAAATGGAGTTCCCCTCCATCACCATAATCACCATTTATCCGGGTGCCTCGGCAAACGAAGTGGAAGAACAGGTCACCAAACCGTTGGAAACGATATTATCGGCAGCCGAACATCTCAGCGAAATAAAATCGACATCAAAGGAGAATGTGTCGTTCATCCAACTCAGCTACAGTTGGGGCAGTGATGTAACTTCCGCAGCAAACAATGCCCGAGACCTCATCGAGTTGACGAAAACAAAATTGCCGCAAGCAGCACATCAACCCATCATTTACAAAATAAACTCCTCAATGATGCCTGTGCTCGCCTACGCCGTAAATGCAGGTGTTAATTACAACGGCATTGAAAATATTGTGGAAGAAGACATTGCCACAGTACTTCGTAAAGTGGATGGTGTCGGGACCGTGGTATACCTCGGACAACCCGAACGTGAAATAAAAGTGAGTGTGAATCCACAACGGTTATCGGCTTACGGTTTGTCGGCTACTCAGATCTCTACCATGCTCAAGGCAGATAACATCAGTGTGCCGGCCGGAAATATCAACATGGGCGTTTACGATTTCTCGGTACGTGTGCCGGGAAAATTCGAAACGGTCGAAGAGATCGGGAACACCGTACTGAAAGCATTCAACGGACAGGTAATCCGGCTGAAAGATGTGGCAAAAGTTGAAGACACCTTCATGGAAAAAGAGGCTTTTGCCCGCAACCGTACCGGTGAAGGCGTAGCATTGATGATACAGAAACAGTCCGGAAGCAACACGGTAGCCGTGGTGAATGCCGTAAGGGCCAAAATGGCAGAAATACAGAAAACGCTGCCATCCGATATTCAGGTACATGAAATAATCAGCACCGACGAAGTAGTTACCCAATCAGTCAATAACCTCACTTCTTCGATCTGGTATGCCCTGGTATTTGTCACATTGGTGGTATTGATGTTCCTGCGCGAATGGAAGTCGAGTCTGATAATTTTCATAACCATGCCTGTGTCGCTTATCAGTGCCTTTATCGCCATGTATGCCATGGGATACACCATTAATATCTTTTCGTTGATGGCGTTGGTAATTGCTATCGGTATGGTGGTGGACAATGCCATTGTGGTGTTGGAAAACATTACCCAACACATAGAAAAAGGTTCAAAGCCCAAACAGGCAGCCATTTTTGGTGCCCTGGAAATGGGAATGGCTATCGCCGCCTCTACCGCCACAACATTAGTAGTTTTCCTACCCATGCTTTTTATGGGTGGAATTGTGGGCATCATGTTCAAACAGTTGGCCATACTCACTTCGGTTTGTTTGATTGTTTCGTTGTTTACCGCTCTGACACTCACCCCGATGCTTTCTTCAAAATTGCTGAAGGAAGCACCCCGCAACGGTAAAAAACAACATCGTTCCAAATTTTATGCGGCCAGCGAAAAGGTATTCACTAAAATTGAAAACGGGTACAAGCTGTTGTTGGGCTGGGTTGTTTTCCACAAAAGCCTGACCATAGTCATTGCCTTTGCCGTCTTTGTTCTTACGATGATCGTCGGGAAAAACATAGGCACCGATTATATTCCCGACTTCGATGCCGGAACGGTCTCTGTTGTCTTTGAAACCGAAGTAGGAACCAGCGCCCGGCAAACCGACAGCATCAGTCAGCAAATCTTGCAAATCATGCTCGAAGATATCCCCGAAATAGCCAATGAAGCTGCTGTTTCCATTGCCGGGCAAACAAAAACGGGTGCCCTGACCACCGTAGGATTTAAAGAAGGGAAAAACGTAGGTACGGTACTTTGCCACCTTACCCCACCCGATAAGCGGGACCGCACGGCAGCCGAAATAGCCGGAGCCATCAGAGACAGGGTGGAAAGCATTCCTCAAATTGAAAAATGCCGCGTGCAGGGCGGTAGTGCATTGGCTGCTGCGGTTACGGGAAACAAACGCCCCATCGAGATTATTGTTTCGGGAAACGATTTTAACCAATTGAACGCCGTAGCATCGGACCTTCAGGAAAAGATGCAAGCCGAAAAAGCATTTACCGATGTGGCAACCACCGTTGATCCGGGGAAACTGGAAGTGCAGGTAATCGTAGACAAGGAAAAAGCATCGCAAATGGCCCTCAACACCGCTATGGTAGGCATGCAGGTAAGGCAAAACCTTTACGGAGCCGAATCGGGTGATTTCAGCGAAGACGGGAACGACTACGGTATCGTAGTGCAATATGCACCGGAACATCGGAATGAAGTGAACAAACTGAAAGAGATGCAGGTCTCCAACCTGTTGGGACAACAAATTCCGCTGTCCGCCATAGCCGACATAGTGGAAAGCCTGGGACCGTTGGAAATACAGCGTCAATCGCAGCAACGATATGTTAAAACCACTGCCGACCTTAACGGAGTCTCGCTGGGTGAAGCTACCAAGACTGCACAAGAGATCATCGACAATACGGAAATTCCCGATGACGTATCGGTTGAAATCGGAGGACAGGTAAACGACCAGAAATCATCGTTCGGCTCGCTCTTTTTGATTTTTTTCCTCGGCATTGCATTGGTTTATATGGTTATGGCAGCCCAATTCGAGTCGATGAAAGACCCTTTCATCATTCTGTTTGCCATTCCGTTTACATTGGTGGGAGTCATTCTGGCGTTCTTCGTAACGGGAATAACGCTGAGCGTTACCACGTTTATCGGGCTGATCATGCTTGTAGGTATTGTGGTGAACAACGGTATCGTTCTCGTGGACTACACCAACATGTTGCGAAAGCGTAATTATCCGCTCCGCGATGCCGTAATGGAAGCCGGACGTTCACGGTTGCGCCCCGTATTGATGACTTCACTGACAACCATCCTAGGCATGTTGCCTATGGCCGTAAGCAACGGCATGGGACGTGAAATGTATGCTCCCCTCGGAATCACCATCATAGGAGGATTGTTAGTATCCACCTTGGTTACGTTACTGCTGGTTCCGGCCATGTATACCTCGCTTTATCACCGCACACTGGCCAAAGACCGCACTACGGCAAGATTAAAAAAACAACGCCAAGCGGAAAATAAAAAAAGCCTGGAATAAACGGGGAAAGGCGAAAGCCCGATTAGAAAAGAACATGTTTAACAAAAAACAAAAACAACATCAAAATGAAATTCATATACATTACATGCAACGTAAGTATGCTAGAGACTGTCACCAGTTTGCTTGATGAAGAAGAGATTACTGATTACCAGGTAATGGAACAGGTAACGGCAAAAAGCAACTACAGCCTGCCACGTTTAAACACGGCAGTTTGGCCCGGGTACAATTCCTCTGTATTTATACAGGAAAGCGATAAAAACAAAGTGTCCTCATTGATCGAAACAATAAACAGGATGAACCGGTCCGCATTCAATAACGGCGAGCGAATAGCCTTGTTTTCCTGGGATATACTGGCCTGTACGGAATCAGAAAACGGAAAGTAGTTCTGGACATCCTTATGTCCGCCCTTTTTTTATCTCTTCCACAATTTCAGGGTTGATCAATGTAGTGATATCGCCGAAATCTGATTCGCCCACGGCTATTTTTCGCAGGATGCGACGCATGATCTTTCCGGAACGGGTCTTTGGTAATCCACTTACGAACTGAATTTTATCCAGCTTAGCAATGGGGCCGATCTGGTCGGAGATAAGTTGATTGATCTCTTTCATAAGGTTTTGCCGGTCACGCCACAACCCGGTTTCTTTGAGCACTACGAAACCGTACAATGCATTGCCTTTGATCTCATGCGGAAATCCCACGATAGCGCTCTCGGCTACTGTCTGGTGCTCGTTGATCGCATCCTCGATGGGTGCGGTACCCAGGTTGTGCCCCGAGACGATGATCACATCGTCGACCCTTCCGGTGATGCGGTAATAACCCACTTCATCACGCAACGCTCCATCGCCCGAGAAGTATTTACCGGGAAACGCCGTAAAGTAGGTATCGATGAACCGCTGGTGGTCACCCCAGATGGTTCGTGCCATGCCCGGCCAGGGATAGCGGATGCAGAGATGGCCGATCTGCTGGTTCCGTTCTATTTCGTTTCGCAGCTCATCCATCAGGACCGGTTGAATTCCGGGAAAAGGAAGAGAAGCGTAAGTCGGCTTGGTAGGTGTAACGAAAGGGATGGGTGAGATCAGGATCCCTCCGGTTTCCGTTTGCCACCAGGTATCCACGAGCGGGCAGCGCTTGTTGCCCACATGATCGTTGTACCAGTGCCATGCCTCCTCGTTGATCGGCTCCCCCACCGAACCGATCACCTTGAGCGAGTCCAGTCTGAACTCCTGAATGTATTCAATTTTCTCCCTGGCCAGGGAGCGGATCGCTGTTGGAGCGGTATAAAACTGGTTCACCCGGTGTTTCTGTACCACCTCCCAGAAACGACTGTGAGTGGGATAGGAAGGGGTTCCCTCGTAAATAACTGTGGTAGCCCCATTTAGCAAGGGGCCATAGATGATGTAGGAATGCCCGGTAACCCAGCCGATATCGGCGGTACACCAGTAGACGTCGCCTTCATTGTATTGAAAGATATTCTTGAATGTGTACGCCGTGTAAACCATGTAACCTGCCGTAGTATGCACCATCCCCTTGGGCTTCCCGGTAGATCCGGAAGTATACAGGATGAACAGGGGATCTTCAGCGTCCATCATCTCTGCCCTACTGGTAGGAGGCGCTTCGTCCAGCAGTGGCTGCAACCAAAGATCCCGCCCCTCTCTCATTTCAATCTCCTGATGGGTACGCTTTACCACCAGCACTTTCTCAACGGTAGGCGATTTATGGAGGGCTTCGTCCACGATCCGTTTCAGGTCTATGGTCTTCGATCCGCGATAGCCTCCGTCCGCCGTGATCAGGAGCTTACAGGTAGAATCATTGATGCGTGTGGCGAGCGCGTTGGCCGAAAAGCCGGCGAAAACAACGGAGTGTATTGCCCCGATACGTGCACAGGCCAGTACACTGAATGCCAGTTCAGGGATCATGGGAAGGTAGATGCATACTCGATCGCCCTTCTCCACCCCTTGGGCTCTAAGCACATTGGCCATCTTGGACACCTCAGCATAGAGCTGGCTGTAGGTAAAATGTTGGGCCGGTTCGTTGGGGTCATTGGGCTCGAAGATGATGGCAGACTGATCCCCTTTGTTAGCCAAGTGCCGATCGATGCAATTCTTGGTAATGTTGAGCTTGGCATTCTTAAACCAGGTGAATTCCGCTCTCTCCATGTCATACTCCACCACTTTATCCCATTTCCGGTACCAGGTGAAATTGTTCTCTGCTATCTTACTCCAGAATTTCTTCGGTTTACGGACCGACTGCCGATACACCTTAAAATAGTGTTCTAAGGATTTGATGGAATAACTACTCATACTAAGCTGGATTTTTAACAATCACAAATAAATAAAAAATATTTATTATTTGTTACACTTCAACGCATTTTTCTCCCATTTTGTTTCAGTTTAAGCTTTTTTCGTCGTTGTTTTAACAATTCAAGCTGTTATTTAAAAAAAACAGCAGGCAAACCTTATGGGCCTGCTGCTGCTTTATTGGATATATAATTGTGAAAATTCTGTTCCTAATCGAACATTTTCCGGAATTTATTGAACACACTCTTCCTGGCCGACTTCGACGGGGCAAAGTTGGGCGATTTATCCATCTCTGCTATTTTTTTCTTTTCGGCATCACTCAGGTTTTCAGGAATATAAACATTCACGTTAATAAGCTCATCACCGGTACCGTAACCATTTATTGTCGGCAGCCCCTTGTTACGCAGGCGTAGCACTTTACCCGGCTGGGTTCCGGGATCGATTTTCACTTTGGCTACACCTTCAATGGTGGGAACCTCAACCGTTCCACCCAATGCGGCTGTTGGGAAACTCACAAAGAGGTTATATATCACATCGTTGTGATCTCGGATCAAGTTCGGATCCTCCTCCTCCTCCACCAAAATAAGTAAATCACCGTTAACGCCTCCTCGACGGGCTGCATTCCCTTTCCCCGACATAGACAGCTGCATTCCTTCTTCCACACCTGCTGGGATTTTGATGGAGATCACTTCCTCGTCGAGAACAATTCCATCACCGTTGCAATGCGCACATTTCTTGGAAATTGTCTTTCCCTCTCCGTTGCAGGAAGGACAGGTTGTTGTGGTTTGCATCTGTCCGAGAATAGTGTTCTGAACGCGCGTTACTACGCCCGATCCGTTACAGGTTGAACAGCTGGAAACAGAGTTCCCGTTTTCCGAACCGTTGCCGTTGCAGTGCGAACAGGCCACATATTTTTTCACCTTTATCTTCTTTTCAACCCCATTAAGAATCTCCTTCAGGTCTAGTTTCACCTTTACCCGAAGGTCGGAGCCGCGGTTGGTACGCCTACCCGGCCTGCCAAATCCGCCGAACCCGCCGAATCCGCCAAAATGACCGCCAAAGATATCGCCAAACTGAGAGAAAATATCCTCCATCGACATTCCGCCCCCAAAGCCACCACCCGATGCAGCACCTCCCATTCCTGCGTGGCCAAACTGGTCGTAACGGGCACGCTTGTTCTGATCGCTGAGTACTTCGTAGGCTTCGGCAGCTTCTTTGAATTTCTCTTCGGCTGTAGCATCTCCCGGATTTTTATCGGGGTGGAATTGAATGGCTTTTTTGCGATAGGCTTTTTTTATCTCTTCAGCTGTAGCCGTTTTTGAAACTTCCAGTACTTCGTAATAATCTCTTTTCGTTGCCATCTTATTCCCCCACAATTACCTTCGGATAACGGATAATTTTATCGTTCAGCTGATAACCTTTTTGCACGCAATCGATGATCACTCCTTTTTGCGATTTATCCTGAACAGGGACAGTTGTTATAGCTTCAAACTTGTCGGCATCAAAAGGCTGTCCAAGGGCCTCAATTTCTTTTACACCGTGTTGATTCAGGAAATTCAGAAATTTCGAATAAATCAAATCCATTCCTTCCACCATAGCCTCCTTGTCTTCCGCCGTATGAAGTGCTTGCAGTGCACGTTCGAAATCATCGGCAAAAGGAAGCATGTCCGTAAGTACACGTTCTCCCCCGCTTTTGATAATGTCGGCCTTTTCCTTCAGGGTCCGCTTGCGGAAATTATCGAACTCGGCATGAAGGCGTAAATAGTTATCATTCAAGTCATCGTATTTCACCTGTAGTTCTTCTACAGGGTCGGCCTCATCTGACAAATTGTCTTCAACATTGGCCTTCTGTTCTTCAACTTCCTCTTTATCCTCCCGGGCCGGCTCCAGGTTCATATCGTCTTCGTACAATTCTTCCGGGCCGGTATAGTCGTTATTTTTCTTCATAATCATCTAAAAAATATATGTGTCTGCCTTTCAGCAATAAAAAAATCTTGATCGTTCAGACTTCATCACTGCAAATAGTTTGCCAAACTATTACAGAAACAACTCGCACCACTCATCAAATGTCTCTACCTGATGAGTACCGTGGTTCTTGAGGCTCTCCCGGATTTTTTTCAAGGGTTTCTCTTTTCCCAATTGAGATTTCGAGAAAAATTTATCGGCGAAACAGATGATTTTTTCCTCCAGGCTTTTAGGACGCATGTCCCTGTGCGGAACAGGTAATTTTTTCTGGATGATGGCTTCCAAACTCAATCCTGTCCCTGTGTGCCGTTCACACACCATTCCGTGTCTGGGAAACCCTTCCATGGTAAGCAATTCCCTGCCTAAATAGCCGTGACAAATGTACGGCAAGCTCCCCTCGCAGGCAATATTCGGTGCCCGGGTTTTGAATATGCCAATGTCGTGCAACATGGCTGCTTCTTCAAGAAATTTCACATCTATTGCCAGCTCAGGATGCTTTTGTGCGACATGCAGCGCCTTGCCGGTTACATCGGAAACGTGAGATATATAAATGTCGTATAACCTTGTTCCCGGTTTGTAATATTTGAGGATAATTTCGAGCGGATACATAAGTTTGCAAAGGTAACAAAAGATTACGAAAAGAGAAACGGTTGTTATTTGGAAATATTCCACATAACGCTTGTCGAATAAAATAAAAAAAGTTTATCTTTGCGCGGTTATGGGAAAAGGCAACCGACATATTGCGAAAAAATGGGTTCTGCTTACCTTGTTTGCAAGTTACGTAATCACCATATCGCTTTTTACGCATACGCATGTTGTCAATCGGGTAACCTACGTGCACTCCCACCCGTTTAAAAAGGGAGAAAAAGCACAACATACGCATACCGAAAATCAACTTTTTCTTCTTGCCCATTTTTACCACACGCCAATAACATCGGACATTATTCCCGACTTCGATTTGTCCGGACTGTCCAAATCCTCGTTCATTAACTATACTATACTTTACGAAGGATTACATCCTGTTAAAAATCAAACCCCGACTCTCCTCAGAGCTCCTCCCGCAGCTTGATTTTCTCCTGTTTTTAAGAAACAGTCTCTGAATCGTGTCCGTTTTCACAACGGATAGGATCTTTTTATGCGTGGCGACAAGTGGGCGACCACGGAGATTTTCAAGTTACAATAAAACCAACTAGATAAATAGCATTCTTATGAAAAAAAGATACATACTCCTTCTATGCCTATCCACTCTTTTTATATGGAGACAGGCAAAGGGAAACGAACCCTATAAAACTGACGCAAACATCTTCGGACATGTGTTGGACAAAAATACAAAAGAGCACTTGCCGTACGTTACTGTACAGCTGAAAGGCACTACCCTTGGAACAACAACCGATGCAACGGGACACTACTTCCTGAAAAACCTGCCAACGGGCAATTTCACACTCGAAGTAAAAATGATCGGGTATAAAACCGTCACGAAAGAGGTGAAGATCATAGCCAACACCACCCAGGAGATCGATTTCGAGATGGAAGAAGAAAGCATCCCGCTCAACGCCGTGGTTGTGTCGGCCAACCGGAACGAAACCAACCGGATGTTGGCCCCCTCGTTGGTGAGCGTGGTAGATATAAAGATGCTGGAAGCCACCAACTCGAAAAGCCTGGCACAAGCATTGAATTTCCAACCCGGCTTACGCGTGGAAGACAATTGCCAGAACTGTGGTTTCTCACAGGTGAGGATCAATGGCCTTGAGGGGGCTTACTCGCAGATACTCATTGACTCCCGCCCCATTTATGGTGCATTGACCGGTGTTTACGGGCTGGAACAGATTCCCTCCAACATGATCGACCGGATTGAAGTAATTCGCGGGGGAGGGTCCGCACTGTTCGGTTCGTCAGCCATCGGCGGTGTTATTAACGTGATAACGAAAGAACCTTCCCGCAACAGCGGGGATATTGTCCACATGTTCTCATCCATCAACGGGAAAGCTGCGGAAAACAATACAATGTTCAACGCATCGATCCTTACCGAAAACCGGAAAGCGGGAATCATGCTCTACGGGCAAAACCGCGACCGCCAAGGTTATGATCACGACGGTGACAGTTTTACCGAGATGCCCATGCTCAAAAACCGATCGTTTGGCTTCCGGTCGTTCCTGAAAACAGGGCTATACTCCAAACTTTCCATAGAGTACCACAACATGCATGAGTTCCGCCGCGGAGGCGACAGCCTCAAGCTGCAACCGTTCCAGTCAAAAATTACCGAACAACTGGAACACTATATCAACGGAGGAGGCATCAATTATGTGCAAAATTCGGCAGATATGAAAAACAAGTTCAACCTCTACGCTTCGGCTCAGCACACCCTTCGCAAAAGCTATTATGGCGGGGGCGACCCGGTGGAAGTAATACCCGGGTCAAACCAAAACCAGGAAGTGATCGACAACCTGAACAACCGGTTAGGCTCGTTCGGGCGTTCCACCGAATTGATCCATCATCTGGGTGGACAATATACCCGAAGCATGGACCATCTTTTGTTTATGCCTGCCGAGCTGACTGCCGGAGCCGAGTACCTGAACAATACACTGACCGACGTAAGCGGATACCGCACCCACGATGTGGATCAGAAAACCCATACCGCGAGCGGTTTTCTACAAAATGAATGGAAAGACGACAGGTGGAGCATTCTTCTGGGCGGCCGCCTCGACAAGCACTCGCTGGTAAAATCGGCTATTTTCAGTCCCAGGGCAAACATCCGTTATAACCCAAACGGGAAAGTCAACTTCCGCCTGTCGTATAGCGAAGGGTTCCGCGCGCCGCAGTATTTTGATGAAGATCTACACGTAGACATTGCCGGCGGAGAACACATCGTTCGTGTCCTGTCGAAAGACCTGCAAGAAGAGCGTTCACGCAGCGTGAGTGGCTCGATTGACTTTTACCACACCACGGACAACCTCCAGTTAAACGCACTGGCGGAAGGTTTTTTCACGCACTTGAAAAATAAGATTACTGCCATTGACGACCCGGAGGTGGAAGGACAAAAACTGGTGGTAAATGCCAAAGGTGAAAATGCGAAAGTATACGGCATAAACCTGGAAGGAAGAATGGCATACGGCCGCCTGTTGGATCTGCAACTGGGGGTAACGTTTCAGAAAAGTTTGTTTGACCAGGCCCAGGAACCGATAGAAGGTGTAGGCGGGTATCGCGAGTTCATGCGCACTCCCGATACTTACGGGTATTTCGTCACCACGTGGAAACCGGCGACCCGCTTTTCAGCAACGCTTTCGGGAAACTATACCGGGCGGATGTACGTGCCCCACGTGAAAGGGGAAGGCGACCCTGCCAAAGACCGGTTTGCATCGGAAAATAAAATTGAAAGGGTAAACTCTTTTTTTGAGTTGCATACAAAATTGTCTTACGACATTCCCGTTCTCGAGTATTCCACACTGCAATTGAACGCGGGAGTGCAGAACATTTTCAATGCCTATCAAAAAGATT
This portion of the Petrimonas sulfuriphila genome encodes:
- the acs gene encoding acetate--CoA ligase, which codes for MSSYSIKSLEHYFKVYRQSVRKPKKFWSKIAENNFTWYRKWDKVVEYDMERAEFTWFKNAKLNITKNCIDRHLANKGDQSAIIFEPNDPNEPAQHFTYSQLYAEVSKMANVLRAQGVEKGDRVCIYLPMIPELAFSVLACARIGAIHSVVFAGFSANALATRINDSTCKLLITADGGYRGSKTIDLKRIVDEALHKSPTVEKVLVVKRTHQEIEMREGRDLWLQPLLDEAPPTSRAEMMDAEDPLFILYTSGSTGKPKGMVHTTAGYMVYTAYTFKNIFQYNEGDVYWCTADIGWVTGHSYIIYGPLLNGATTVIYEGTPSYPTHSRFWEVVQKHRVNQFYTAPTAIRSLAREKIEYIQEFRLDSLKVIGSVGEPINEEAWHWYNDHVGNKRCPLVDTWWQTETGGILISPIPFVTPTKPTYASLPFPGIQPVLMDELRNEIERNQQIGHLCIRYPWPGMARTIWGDHQRFIDTYFTAFPGKYFSGDGALRDEVGYYRITGRVDDVIIVSGHNLGTAPIEDAINEHQTVAESAIVGFPHEIKGNALYGFVVLKETGLWRDRQNLMKEINQLISDQIGPIAKLDKIQFVSGLPKTRSGKIMRRILRKIAVGESDFGDITTLINPEIVEEIKKGRT
- a CDS encoding nucleotide exchange factor GrpE, which encodes MKKNNDYTGPEELYEDDMNLEPAREDKEEVEEQKANVEDNLSDEADPVEELQVKYDDLNDNYLRLHAEFDNFRKRTLKEKADIIKSGGERVLTDMLPFADDFERALQALHTAEDKEAMVEGMDLIYSKFLNFLNQHGVKEIEALGQPFDADKFEAITTVPVQDKSQKGVIIDCVQKGYQLNDKIIRYPKVIVGE
- a CDS encoding efflux RND transporter permease subunit, translated to MKLPEIGVKRPVATVMLFVAIIMLGLVSLKMLPLDIMPEMEFPSITIITIYPGASANEVEEQVTKPLETILSAAEHLSEIKSTSKENVSFIQLSYSWGSDVTSAANNARDLIELTKTKLPQAAHQPIIYKINSSMMPVLAYAVNAGVNYNGIENIVEEDIATVLRKVDGVGTVVYLGQPEREIKVSVNPQRLSAYGLSATQISTMLKADNISVPAGNINMGVYDFSVRVPGKFETVEEIGNTVLKAFNGQVIRLKDVAKVEDTFMEKEAFARNRTGEGVALMIQKQSGSNTVAVVNAVRAKMAEIQKTLPSDIQVHEIISTDEVVTQSVNNLTSSIWYALVFVTLVVLMFLREWKSSLIIFITMPVSLISAFIAMYAMGYTINIFSLMALVIAIGMVVDNAIVVLENITQHIEKGSKPKQAAIFGALEMGMAIAASTATTLVVFLPMLFMGGIVGIMFKQLAILTSVCLIVSLFTALTLTPMLSSKLLKEAPRNGKKQHRSKFYAASEKVFTKIENGYKLLLGWVVFHKSLTIVIAFAVFVLTMIVGKNIGTDYIPDFDAGTVSVVFETEVGTSARQTDSISQQILQIMLEDIPEIANEAAVSIAGQTKTGALTTVGFKEGKNVGTVLCHLTPPDKRDRTAAEIAGAIRDRVESIPQIEKCRVQGGSALAAAVTGNKRPIEIIVSGNDFNQLNAVASDLQEKMQAEKAFTDVATTVDPGKLEVQVIVDKEKASQMALNTAMVGMQVRQNLYGAESGDFSEDGNDYGIVVQYAPEHRNEVNKLKEMQVSNLLGQQIPLSAIADIVESLGPLEIQRQSQQRYVKTTADLNGVSLGEATKTAQEIIDNTEIPDDVSVEIGGQVNDQKSSFGSLFLIFFLGIALVYMVMAAQFESMKDPFIILFAIPFTLVGVILAFFVTGITLSVTTFIGLIMLVGIVVNNGIVLVDYTNMLRKRNYPLRDAVMEAGRSRLRPVLMTSLTTILGMLPMAVSNGMGREMYAPLGITIIGGLLVSTLVTLLLVPAMYTSLYHRTLAKDRTTARLKKQRQAENKKSLE
- the dnaJ gene encoding molecular chaperone DnaJ; translation: MATKRDYYEVLEVSKTATAEEIKKAYRKKAIQFHPDKNPGDATAEEKFKEAAEAYEVLSDQNKRARYDQFGHAGMGGAASGGGFGGGMSMEDIFSQFGDIFGGHFGGFGGFGGFGRPGRRTNRGSDLRVKVKLDLKEILNGVEKKIKVKKYVACSHCNGNGSENGNSVSSCSTCNGSGVVTRVQNTILGQMQTTTTCPSCNGEGKTISKKCAHCNGDGIVLDEEVISIKIPAGVEEGMQLSMSGKGNAARRGGVNGDLLILVEEEEDPNLIRDHNDVIYNLFVSFPTAALGGTVEVPTIEGVAKVKIDPGTQPGKVLRLRNKGLPTINGYGTGDELINVNVYIPENLSDAEKKKIAEMDKSPNFAPSKSARKSVFNKFRKMFD
- a CDS encoding phosphohydrolase produces the protein MYPLEIILKYYKPGTRLYDIYISHVSDVTGKALHVAQKHPELAIDVKFLEEAAMLHDIGIFKTRAPNIACEGSLPYICHGYLGRELLTMEGFPRHGMVCERHTGTGLSLEAIIQKKLPVPHRDMRPKSLEEKIICFADKFFSKSQLGKEKPLKKIRESLKNHGTHQVETFDEWCELFL
- a CDS encoding TonB-dependent receptor translates to MKKRYILLLCLSTLFIWRQAKGNEPYKTDANIFGHVLDKNTKEHLPYVTVQLKGTTLGTTTDATGHYFLKNLPTGNFTLEVKMIGYKTVTKEVKIIANTTQEIDFEMEEESIPLNAVVVSANRNETNRMLAPSLVSVVDIKMLEATNSKSLAQALNFQPGLRVEDNCQNCGFSQVRINGLEGAYSQILIDSRPIYGALTGVYGLEQIPSNMIDRIEVIRGGGSALFGSSAIGGVINVITKEPSRNSGDIVHMFSSINGKAAENNTMFNASILTENRKAGIMLYGQNRDRQGYDHDGDSFTEMPMLKNRSFGFRSFLKTGLYSKLSIEYHNMHEFRRGGDSLKLQPFQSKITEQLEHYINGGGINYVQNSADMKNKFNLYASAQHTLRKSYYGGGDPVEVIPGSNQNQEVIDNLNNRLGSFGRSTELIHHLGGQYTRSMDHLLFMPAELTAGAEYLNNTLTDVSGYRTHDVDQKTHTASGFLQNEWKDDRWSILLGGRLDKHSLVKSAIFSPRANIRYNPNGKVNFRLSYSEGFRAPQYFDEDLHVDIAGGEHIVRVLSKDLQEERSRSVSGSIDFYHTTDNLQLNALAEGFFTHLKNKITAIDDPEVEGQKLVVNAKGENAKVYGINLEGRMAYGRLLDLQLGVTFQKSLFDQAQEPIEGVGGYREFMRTPDTYGYFVTTWKPATRFSATLSGNYTGRMYVPHVKGEGDPAKDRFASENKIERVNSFFELHTKLSYDIPVLEYSTLQLNAGVQNIFNAYQKDFDTGAGRASDYIYGPSAPRSVFAGIKLTL